The Hippoglossus hippoglossus isolate fHipHip1 chromosome 24, fHipHip1.pri, whole genome shotgun sequence genomic interval CTCTATGACTTTCAGGTACAGATTGAGGGCCTCAAACGGCGGGATGGGGGTTTCAGTAATTACCTAATCTCCACACACTGGTCCTGAACCACTGCCAAGAGTTTGCCATTACTGTGGAGAAAACAAGAGAGGGGTCAGGAACGAACAAGAGAAACGAAGAAATGAGAGAGAACACAAAGAGAGCGGGAGGTGAGAGGAGTAAATGGGGGAAAATAAGCGAACAATAAATAGAAATTCTCAGCGGGAGCTGAAATAAAGACCATCCAAGGTGATTAGGGAAGATAACTCACGGTTATCAGTGGCAATGCACAACAGAAAGTGTTGTGTAGCAGAGTTTGAATGGGAGAGACTCAAAGTAGTTGGGTGGAGAGCAGGAGTGGTAATAATTGGGAGCATTAAAGAGAGCAAAGAGAGTAAGAGAGGGAATGAAATGAGAGAGTAAGATATAAGGGCAGACAGACCAAATTGGAAGGATCAAGCACTTCAAACTAATGGACTTGTGCAGTGTCAATGGACCATGCTTAACACGGTGCTACATGGTTGAATCTATAGCCAATTAAATCCCACCTTTCTACTTGGTTTGTCTGTTCAAATGAGAACAATTAAAGTTGAGGTGGGGGACACAGGGGGATAGAGGAAACTGGGAGAGGGGGAAAGTTTAGTGGATGTCAACAACAGAGGAGCCCGCAATCAAGTATTGATcgcaaagagtgtgtgtgtgtgtgtgtgtgtgtgtgtgtgtgtgtgtgtgtgtgtgtgtgtgtgtgtgtgtgtgtgtgtgtgtgtgtgtgtgtgtgtgtgtgtgtgtgtgtgtgtgtgtgtgtgtgtgtgtgtgtgtgttgcacctTCCAAGCACCAGCTGCCAGTTGATCTGCTTGTTTGCCAGACGGACAAGACCCAGAGGCAGAGAGGATCTGGAGGGGCTGAGATTCATCGGATCAAACAAAAAGTGCAGTCAGAAAAAATGTACACATTAACAACTGATGCTCTTTTTTACTGATAGTCTTATCCTAGAAATAATTAGTATTCCTTTATAATAACACTTAAAGTTCCTCTTAAGACAAACTGCTATAGATGAGACAGCGTATCTGAATCCTACATATAAAGACGGGCCGTgcctcttcacttcctcccactatccagaaattaagctaaaatatcccagatacacaTTTGGAGCCTGTCTGCACAGAAGTAATCATGGACTGGGGCCGCGGTGTCAAGGTCCCACTGACACACAAGCTCAACCAATCGtgatcagtctcagctgtttcacaccgtttttatagcatcaaataacaaattaaaaccagaaaacaattttatcacacacacacacacacacacagggctaaAAACCATAGACTGCTTGCCCAGCAATGCCAGCATACAGGCTGGGTGAAAAAACttcaacattttataaaatatctaaaattcTTTATGAAGTTTCTCCTTCGCAGATACTTTTACCTTTGGGATTTCTTCTGAATAAATTATGTCCCCAGAATGAGGATTTTTGATTCACTTTCTTATTTTGggagattttatatttttatattgctTAGTCTCAGTGATTCCTTCAGATGTAATTATCATCAATTTCATATGTCAATCACATTCAAGTAAACTTGGCTGTAGCATATATGCAAAGTCTGCTTCATACAGTCTTTTAGGGTTTTTTAGGCTTAGTCCTACTccaatatatttaaatttttgaAACAAGGTTATTCTCATACGCTCTTTAAAGACAGACATTTTAAGTTGCAGTGTGTTTCCATTTCATTACCATTTGTGTATGATTTAACTTTTTATATTAGACTAAAGTTCATACCAGTGAATCATGACGCTGTAGAAGAGTAACCAAGACGACTGCTGTTTGACagaaatatactgtatagtATCAGTATAACAAAATTGCTCGATACTTCTCCCACTTCAACAAAAATGTCACAGCATGACTGAAGACCACTGTCTACAGTTATATCAAATAAAACCCCTGATTCTTATCCAGCGAAGGGGAAGAGCTGAGAAACAAGCATGGCTAGAGGAGTCTTTAAATATTTAGCAAGGTTATTGATGGTACAAGCTAACCACCTGCTGAGAGGATAAGCAGGCCTTGATGCTGGAGAGCATTACACAGTCCACTGCAGGCCTCTAACGCGTTACATCAGATGGTGAGAGCACGGTgaacaaggtcagtgttttcAGGTTCACACTGatataaatgattttaaaaatatgaagcTATAAACATATCAAATAGAAGATTGCTTCTGTGGAGGTTTAGTGCAGTAGATTTGATGTAGTAGAGATCAGCTAAAGCATGTCAGAGTGAAGTAGCACTCACATCTGTtgcaaaaaaatacatgtaaactTTACCCTTAAAAGAGAAGTGTGTGGGATTTAGGTGGATCTATGACAGAAATTACATAGTTTTCATAATGATGTTTTCTTCACCTGAAAGTGAGACCCTCTGTGTTTTCGGTTTTTTTAGGTTGAGCTCTTATCGGCAGTGGGTCCTCTTCCACAAAGTCTGCcgtgtttctacagtagcccagaacggacaaaccaaacactggctctaaAGAGGGccttttatgttttaatgttacCTGAAGACCTTTATAGGTGCTCCTACATTCTTGGATGGGGAAGGGGGGAGTTGAAGAGTACTCAATTGGTTTCATCCTGTGCCTTCACCGCTAGATTTCACTAAATCTTactcactgaacctttaaattctGTTCTgctataaataataaaaacttgattattcagtgttttcataTGATGTTATTTTGACAAAATTGTAAATTATGACTTCGCATATTAAGGACATATTTAGAAAGTGTTTTAAACTTTATTGCTATTCCAAATATCAATTATAATGAGTGAGGGCTATTGTTTATGTCATCACCTCCTAAATGTGGGACACCTTGAAAATGAGCTGATTCATCTCAAGGGGATTATCCCTCTAATTAATTGCCAAATGCCAGTGAGCTAACTACTCAGCCAATGAGTCGCAAAAGTAAACAAGTAAATGCGACTCAAAGCAATATTAGGGAAGAATTAgggcaaaaacacacagaattttaaattctattacTATTTCAATCGTTTTTGTGTAGCAGCTGGTCTCAGAACTTAGATCTTTTTGCACAAACACTTCTGGATACATAGGCAAGATAAATTGTATATAAACCATAAACATATTAAAGTAatagttatgttttcattctgcTTTTGACATTTAGTCAAATTTATTGAGCCACATTCATAAAACCATACAAAATCTCATATCACAGCCTCTTATGGTATGTCAGTCCTAAACTggccaaaataaaagcatgtacagtatgtctgtCAGCTTCTGGTGTTAGAATAATGATGTGAGCTCACCTGTACCATAAGTAGTGCAGAATTAAGCGGAATGGGCCTGTAAGAAATGAATCACAGTTAGCATGCAAAATCATGGTAAATGTGTGAtaatgtctttttgtttttatcagtgtatACAAATCTTGGATGTGAAAATGTCTCTCTTCACCCAGACCTAACAACCACTCATCAATAGATCAGGCAGAGCCTACTATAGAATTCAGGAGGAAAAATATAGGTTTTCTTGAATTTTCAGACACTGCGCTTGCATACCTAACATATCATGTAATTACAGGTTGTCATATCCTGCAGACAGAGCTGAATAAAGGTGGGTGACTAAAAGTGGATAATTTCTTTAGTAGGTAATTCCTGCACACACAAGTGTTAACAAGAAGTAGTGTTAACCTATGCTTTGATTTCGCCTTCACAGAAATCTGTGACACTACatgctcaggaggtagagagggtcgtccacaaaccagagggttggtggtttgatccccagctcgTCCAGTCCCAACTGAAACCCAATTTGCTACTGACGACTGCGcagacagtgtatgaatgtgtgcatgacGGAAAAAGCGCTGCATATAGGAGCACTTACGGTCTCAACACATGTGCAAATAgggaaaacaacttcatcaatttgaccATCCATTCGCTGCAAACGAGTAAGTGGAGTCTGCTACtggtcagtggtgatggaacttcacaaagcattgaactacagccaggttcatcacttttctgagtcccctggaaacatttccgtttATCGTTCCGCTACTTTTGtcacgtttctgtatttgcatgtgttgggACTTTTGCAGCGCATGTGTTGTCAAAGTGATGAaggtgttttcttatttgcacgtgttttttttctctcagtttaCAGTGCGGTGAGCTCTCTCGGCCATCATAAGCGCTGGATGAATATGTGCGTTAATAAAtgtctaaaaaaaagaaagaaaactctCTATGTTACTATTACTACCTGTTGCCAGCCCTGCACTATAAGCAGGTGACTAAAATCCATGCAAGCTACACATAGACACCTTCATATTATAGCTTTAATGGTTTGCTGAATGTAGGTGCGATCCCAACAGAATAGAAACGGTCAGGTGCTGATGGCAGAAAGACAACTTACCTGTCACAGCTTTAGCAACGAGTGAGGTGTTGTGCTCCTTGTTGCCTCGCACCTGCGCGTGTTGGAGAGTCACAGGTTAGTTCATCACTCATCTCCTCGTTCCTCTAACAAATAAAGTTACAGTGACCTAACGTGTGCTGAGAATGGATTTTAAATAAAGGCTCCATGGATCTAGTTCATCCTTGAGAGGCTGAGAGGGGCGACATGTGAACTTTGTCCTGTAAAAACCACAAAGTGAAAAACGGGCATGTCTGCAAATAACACGAGAGCTTCACCACAACATGAGATGAGAATGTGAGGATTTGATTGTGTAGAAAAGTTACGGTTGCTATGTTTGTGCTACGTGGCTTCGCGCGGCTGATGCTGGTTAACTTTCCGTGGCCATTTTTACCAATAAACCAGCAACACAAGACTCACGCGGCGGGTTAGAAATGGAGGAGAAGTAAAGTGCGACTCACCTGAGTGTCCGTCTCTGGCGGCCATTCAGTAATAACCAGTAGGTCGTataaaatattttcctcttcGCTGTCAATCAGGCTCTGTTCGGCCATGTTTACCTGGTGCAGCTGTCAAAAGTCCACGGTGGTCGGCAGGGGACAAAATACAGCAGGGAACCCCGCTCTAAAAACTGTAGCTATTCAATAAAAAAGTTAATTGACGTCTTTACTTGGCAACATTTTATATGATGTCAATTAACTGCACACGTGACCGCACAAGCGTAAGCGTGTTCAAAGTCTATTAAGCGATAGATTGCAACCCGGAACCCATGTTCGAGGGAACCGTCCCTCTTTACAAGCTGCACCGAGCCGCAATCTGTGAACACGTTGCTTCCGGTTGTGGTGTATTCGCAGCAGCAGAAGCAATGGCAGCGTTTGGTGGTAAGAAATCTACCTTCAATTCAACAGCATGGCGTCGCGTTCACATTTGACTTAAACGCCATACTACTTGAAAGACTTGGGATGTTTATTGAGTCgtttgatttgactttttctgAACAGAAATGGGCGTCATGCCTGAAATCGCGCaggctgtggaggagctggaatGGCTGTAGGTGACGCAGGCTGAACGTGTACAATCCGTGTTGTTGAATAATGATTATATATGTTCATTTTGCTGTTTGTTATCTGGTTAATTGTAATCGTTGGGTTTCAGGCTGCCTACTGACATCCAGGCTGAGTCCATCCCTCTTATCCTCGGTGGAGGAGATGTACTCATGGTCAGGTTTAACTCCTTTATCTCCTTGTTTCAGACACATGACTTTTCCACAGTGCAACTCTTACATCTtattctcctttctttctttcaggcTGCAGAAACCGGCAGCGGTAAAACAGGGGTACGTACATCAAAGCCACGCAAATCTAGAATACAACTTAACCTGTGCAGTTTGCATTTAATAGTAAtcataactttatttgtatagcacttatctcAACAAGGTTGCAACGGGCTTcacaaaaatccatggcaaaaagataaatgaactaaaataaaaggtttccAATTCAGCTCACTTTTCTGGGCCAAATCACAACAATTTAAAGAGTAACCCAACAGCTCCCACAAtgagagaccaggaacagctgTGTAACCATCACATTtgagctctgtcagactggttgttatgaGGAAAATATGGTTTAATTGTTAATGAATTAGAATTTAATCATCTGATCAAGTGGCATAAAAAGCTGAAGGGTCACACTTGTCACCTTCAGGCCTTCAGCATCCCAGTGATCCAGATTGTGTACGAGACCCTGAAGGACGAGCAGGAGGGCAAGAAGGGCCGAGCCTCCGTCAAGTCCGGAGGAGCAAGTGAGATCACCGTCAATATCAGTgacttgtttgtttacagtctgtggCTGGTGGAGCAGCTAAAATGTGCTCATGTCTTGTGCTCatgtcatgtatttttttattttcagttttcaacaACTGGCAGATGAATCCTTACGACCGCAGTACAGCCTTCGGTAAGAGCAGAAAATCAAACACTTTCATAATCGAGCACTGCAGCACAGTCCAACCTGTTACAAGTCCAATTGCATGTATTCCAGCTTTGATCTTGTGTCGCTTCTCCTCATTGTCACCTCATGTTTCTACCTTTCAAGCAATCGGTCCAGATGGTCTGTGCTGCCAGAGCAGGGAGTTTAAAGAGTGGCACGGCTGCCGCTCTACAAAAGGTGTCATCAAAGGTATGTaatgcacttttttttcctaAACAAAATCATTTAGCATTACATGCATTTCACAAAAAACGAAGTATTTATTAAGAAAAATGGAAAGATCATAGCTTCCTTTTATTAAACTGACCTATCCTTGTTTTGTTGTCCAGGGAAGTACTATTATGAGGTGGCCTGTCACGATCAAGGTCTGTGCCGGATCGGCTGGTCCACCAGTCAGGCAGCACTGGACCTGGGTAAACTCTTCTACTTGTCTGTCCCTGCTGTAAAGTGTGCAAgctaaaataatgtttttcaatAGAACACTAATTAAATCCTTTCTTTACAGGAACTGATAAATATGGCTTTGGTTTTGGAGGAACTGGAAAGAAATCCAACAACAAGCAGTTTGACAGTTACGGAGAGGTAACAGTTGATGGATCATCATGGTGTTTAGATCTGTGTGCAAAAGTGAGGATAATTTAGATCTTAAAAACAAATTCTCTCTTTGTTATCTTGCCCCTTTGCAGGAGTTTACCATGCATGATACTATTGGATGCTACCTGGATCTAGACAACAGCCAAATGTCCTTCTCCAAAAATGGTGGGTTCTCAGAggttcttattttcattttatttatttaagtagaCATCTGTAGTTGATGGTAAATAAAAAAGCTTATAGTTCTTGCCCCTTTCTCTCTGGTTTCCTTTTTGCAGGTAACGACCTCGGTGTGGCTTTTGAGATCCCTCCGAATCTGAAGAGTCAGAGCTTCTTTGCCTCCTGTGTGCTTAAGGTAACACAACAGAACCATTCAAATGTAAGGTTGGAAAAAATAACGAATTTGTTAAACACTATAAAAATGTCGTCTTTTATCTTGTGCCAGAATGCAGAGCTTAAGTTCAACTTTGGAGGAGAGAGCTTTAAAAACACCCCAAAAAGTGGGTTTGTTGCCCTGGATCAGGCAGCAGAGGGTCACAGCGTCAAATCCTCTCAGGCAGGTCAGTGGAcaagacacacatacacaaatattaCAATTAAAAGTATCACTGACCATTTGATATTGGAGAGAAaacccttcacaataaaatcccactttcagttcacatttttaaaccacGCACAAAATCTTCTTTGAGAAGAATCACCACCAAAATGATGACAGTGATCAATTCCTTTATTGAGTATCTGTCCCTTTTCTTCCTGTGCAGGCAGTGCTAAAGTCAGTCAGGTGAAAGCCTCCTCCAATGCACCCAAAGCCCTGATCATCGAGCCGTCCAAAGAATTAGCAGAGCAAACTCTCAACGTCGTCAAAAACTTTCAGAAATATGTGGAAAACCCCAAACTCAGGTAGGTTATACAGAGCTGCCTCGGACACTGGTCGACACAAACCTGATTCCTTTTGTGTTCCACTGTGTTGTGCTGTTTCATCGTGTATTACATTTGTCTGCATTTATAAATACCTTTGTAGTACCAAATTGATACCAGCAGATGGAGTCAGTGCTCAGTGTTTAATTTAATCCATCTGTCACTGCAGGGAACTGCTGGTGATTGGCGGTGTGGCTGCCAAGGATCAGCTGGCTGCTCTCGAACAGGGGGTATGTGAGATGTCACTTCTCCAAACACTTCttattaaaacttttttttctccgtcCCTCCTCATTAATCTTCCCTGTCTCTACCTCTCTTTGTGTAACGTCTTCGCTTCGTGGTTCATCAGATCGACATTGTGGTGGGAACACCCGGCCGACTGGACGACCTCATTTCCACCGGGAAACTCGTTCTGTCCCAAGTCCGCTTCCTTGTCCTGGACGAGTGTGTATGTTCAACACATCTGCTGCACTTTAAAGATTTATGTTTCATCAGATGCACAGATTGTCACGGCCGATAATGTTCAAATACTGTTTTAATGGTTAGTGTGTACAGCCTCACTATCCCCGATGCCAATAACCATGTGTTTGGATTCTGTGTGTCCTCAGGACGGCCTCCTCTCAGCAGGATATACAGATTTTATCAACAGGATCCATAACCAAATCCCGCAGGTCACCTCTGATGGCAAGAGACTGCAGGTAACACTGGATAAGGTTGCATTTGttacaaaaaatatttcactgaaAAGCCACAATCCATTTCCATGTTTTTACATGGGAGCTACAGATGGTTTAGATTAATATTTAAACAACTCTGTCTGGCCAGTTGACAAAGTTAAAGTTGCACATTAATCTACATATGTTATCGTAGTAACAATAATCCCAAGAGTGTGTTTCATTTCTAACCTCAAGCTGTAGAATTTAAAGAGCTGGAAAATcaacaaacaatatttctgtgttttacaaaataatgcAAAAGATGTGTGTAAGGTGATTAAagcactttttctgttttattgtttctcctccccccccccaggtgaTAGTGTGCTCCGCCACTCTGCATTCCTTTGACGTGAAGAAGTTGTCCGAGCGCATCATGCACTTCCCCACGTGGGTGGACCTGAAGGGCGAGGACTCTGTCCCAGAGACGGTCCATCACGTGGTGGTGCCTGTCAACCCTAAGACCGATCGGCTGTGGGAGCGACTGGGAAAGAACCACATCCGGGTAATTGCCACAAGCTTGTGTTTGGTTGGCATGTCTTTCTGTTGGTGTAGATGAATGTGTTGACACAGCCTTTCCTCTTATCTGTTTTTCTGCGGTTAGACTGATGAAGTCCATGCCAAAGATAATACCAGAGCAGGAGCCAATTCTGCAGGTAAGAGCAGATTAGCAGCAGATTTTTGACCCTTTTGATTTTATCACTATACTAAAACTTGTGACATCAAGCCTTTGAACAACGTCTTCTATTAAATGTACCTCAAAGGGAGTTAAGTtgagatatatataaaaacactgatgttcaATTGAGCCTTCAAtaacaacaaatgtgttttgtgttttagaaATGTGGTCCGAGGCGATCAAGCTTCTGAAGGGCGAGTACGCGGTGCGCGCCATCAAAGAGCACAAGATGGACCAGGCCATAATCTTCTGTCGCACCAAGATTGACTGTGACAACATGGAACAGTACTTCATCCAGCAAGGAGGAGGTAGGAGGCAGTGGTGCTATTTAGGCCTCGGTCAGACCTGGTAACATCAGTCTCAGGTCAATCCCAAGTAGACGCACCCAGGATGCATTGTGGACGCATTTAAGATCCAATCACATGCAGAGATGGTCTGGGACACGTGGTCTGTCCTCTTGTTATCAGATCACCAGAGACAGATGTTGACACCAGGTCTGAGCAGGAGCTTTATCTATACTTTGTACACACACTTGACAATCAAGTAATGTTGACACAATATATTTGAGACtttccccccacccccctttcaCAAATTATTTCCGTCAGGTCCAGACAGTAAAACCCACCAGCtttcttgtgtttgtctccatgGCGATCGTAAGCCCAACGAGCGGAAAAATAACTTGGAGCGTTTCAAGGTGAAAGAGCGAAAACACGCCGTCACTCTTTGACAAAGTTTAACCAGTTTTCCTGTATTTTAAGTTATCTTTGTATCTTTCAGAAAAAAGAGGTGAGACTTCTGGTCTGCACAGATGTAGCCGCCAGAGGAATTGACATCCACGGAGTTCCTTACGGTAAGAGAAATGCTTCAGACTTTCACAATAAGAGttaacacctttttttttctacatacCTTTTCAAATGCTTATTTATCTTTGATTTATATACAAATGCAAGTCCTCTCTCTGCCactgttcatctttttttctccagtgaTTAACGTCACGCTGCCAGATGAGAAGCAGAACTATGTCCATCGCATTGGAAGAGTTGGAAGAGCTGAGAGGTAGATTTTGTGAATGAGTTgcagttattatttttattattgtcttaTTGTGCGGTCTTTGTTTGTAGAATCCCATGAAAACGATCAAATTCATCATCACTGCAACCTGAAATCTTAATGTTTAGATTTCTCTTTAACCCACAGAATGGGACTGGCCATCTCCTTAGTTGCTATGGAAAAAGAGAAGGTAGGTTGAATGGTAGAAGTACAGACTCTAAATTTGTAGTAAAAATAGATTTCAAAAATGGTTGTCAGTTGACTTGACTTGTCAGTACATCTCCCCATGTGTGCAGGTGTGGTACCACGTTTGCCCGAACCGGGGCCGAGGCTGCTACAACACCCGACTGAAGGACGAGGGCGGTTGCACCATCTGGTACCaggagaaagaggtgaagaaaaatGGAGGCAGAAACGTAATCAAGCTGAGGCAGCGAgttaaatattgtgttttgaCGTACGGCTTCATCTCAGCTTCAGCACAGGGCTGTTTGAGGGATTTGATAAGCAGCCGCTGAATATGTCATCCTGGCAGAAACGGCACTCAGGGGTTTGAAGTGTAAATcgtgtgtttgatttaatacATTCATGGTGAAACGTTTCTCACACGTAGAATATGCAGAGGAATAAACAACTTGGGAAGACGATAAGAActgacgccggtgtggatgtgatgtaaacaaaaacatgggaTTCTGCCGCCACAGAATTTAAACTTCCTGTCCTGCGTGCTCTGCCAAGACCCCCCACCCCTTGTCTGAATGccccagacattttcctgttgttgtaaacACCTCTGACCCTGCAAGCTTCTGCGGCCGTCTTCATATGTCAAAGATAAATTCTTGGGAAAGTCCGAACTGGACAATTTCTGAAGTTCATGCCTGAAAGCGGCCTACATGACGTCATAACATGCTCATCGTGCACTCTTAATCCTCATTGTGACATTTCCCCTCGTTCCCCCTGATCACAGCTCCTGTCAGACATTGAGGAGCACCTGAAGTGCACCATCACCCAGTGTGAGCCGGACATTAAAGTACCTTTGGATGAGTTCGATGGAAAGGTCTCGTATGGTCAGCGCAGGGCATTGACAGGTATGAGCATTAAGAACTCTTGCATGACTTTACTGCAAGAAGAGCAACTGAATATCAATTGTAATGAGCTGTATAGTCTGACACCATGGTGACAGACATTCACTATTATAGTATGACATTATTGTATTTTCTGATTAcgatgtgtattttattttttaggttAGTTAGTTTTTTTAACCAATGTAAAATGTCCTAAAAGAGCATTGTTAAACAttctatataatataataataataataataatatctgttgttgttgttgaacttGACCATCAACCTGTTGCTCCTCTGTAGGTGGAAAGTACAAGGGTCATGTGGAGGCGCTCGCTCCAACTGTCCAGGAACTGGCTAACCTCGAGAGAGAAGCCCAATCTTCCTTCCTGCAATTGGGATACATGCCAAACCAGCTTTTCAAAGCCTTCtgagcgccccccccccccccacccccaccccccagcaCTAACACTACAGGCTGCAGATACAGAATAAAGGAAATtgtacattttcacatgtttcaGCAACATGATGCTGAATCTTTGTGCAAACGAGCCGCAATGAAAAGTAATATTTTAAGTTTGGTTTCCGCTcagtcataaaaacacaaacataacttATAAATAACTTGCatcaaatgtatatttataggTTTCGTGATACCAACATTACAGTGGGTGTCAAAGCCTCTCTTAACTCAGCGTCCATAGAAGAATCAAGACTCCGGACGcctcttttatttctcctcccaACATAGATTTAATATTTGCATTCTTTCTCAAAGGCCTTTCCTGAACTGGAAACCTTATTTGCTATATTttatgtcgttttttttttctgattgatTCAACTGAGTGAAATATTTAAGTTTCCCCTTCGAGTGATTGACTTTAGATTCATTGCATTTAAGTGGCTCGAttgttttctgttctgaaaTAAACTGTAGTGGCTcagtttaaattcattttttcctctttcttcttatttcttcttatattatttattatactgAGAACTAACATCATGTTGATGAACTACAGTATTGTTTATtgctcatttattattttattttatagagGATGTTGCCTTGCCCTCTGTTTTGTTCAAATTAGTTTTAAAAGGAGTTATTCATCTACagtataaaacatttaattttacagaaaaatgtaaCTTTGGACATGCTGGTGTTGAATATGATCAAATCCACTGACGTTCAGATAAGTGAACatgccttcaaaataaaagcttaaagTACAAGGGAAAGTCAATATTTGATGTGGATACACTGGGCAAGTTGGTTAAATCTATCCGTCCATCCACCTACGTTTCTATTTATCCATCCACCTACctttctatctatccatccatccatctttacaaATGTTGCTGTGGCAGGCGCTTGAGTgagtcttattttgaaaagggcAGCCAGAAGTGCTGTGTGCAACAATGTGTAGCTTGACTCCGTGTGGAGAGAGACACGCCCATTCCCAGTGCACACCTCCCCGGCTGCAggatcctctcctcctcttcctcctcctcctcctcagcagcagaagaagcagtGAGGTGGTTCTTCAGCCTGGATGTCGGGTTTCTCAGTTGCTCCACCGCAACAGGTAAATGAACAGAATCCACGTGAATGCGGCTCAGATCAGGACTAAATGCAGGTAAGTGTCATGCGCTGCTTCATGAAgccatcacactcacacagctcgG includes:
- the ddx1 gene encoding ATP-dependent RNA helicase DDX1; the protein is MAAFGEMGVMPEIAQAVEELEWLLPTDIQAESIPLILGGGDVLMAAETGSGKTGAFSIPVIQIVYETLKDEQEGKKGRASVKSGGAIFNNWQMNPYDRSTAFAIGPDGLCCQSREFKEWHGCRSTKGVIKGKYYYEVACHDQGLCRIGWSTSQAALDLGTDKYGFGFGGTGKKSNNKQFDSYGEEFTMHDTIGCYLDLDNSQMSFSKNGNDLGVAFEIPPNLKSQSFFASCVLKNAELKFNFGGESFKNTPKSGFVALDQAAEGHSVKSSQAGSAKVSQVKASSNAPKALIIEPSKELAEQTLNVVKNFQKYVENPKLRELLVIGGVAAKDQLAALEQGIDIVVGTPGRLDDLISTGKLVLSQVRFLVLDECDGLLSAGYTDFINRIHNQIPQVTSDGKRLQVIVCSATLHSFDVKKLSERIMHFPTWVDLKGEDSVPETVHHVVVPVNPKTDRLWERLGKNHIRTDEVHAKDNTRAGANSAEMWSEAIKLLKGEYAVRAIKEHKMDQAIIFCRTKIDCDNMEQYFIQQGGGPDSKTHQLSCVCLHGDRKPNERKNNLERFKKKEVRLLVCTDVAARGIDIHGVPYVINVTLPDEKQNYVHRIGRVGRAERMGLAISLVAMEKEKVWYHVCPNRGRGCYNTRLKDEGGCTIWYQEKELLSDIEEHLKCTITQCEPDIKVPLDEFDGKVSYGQRRALTGGKYKGHVEALAPTVQELANLEREAQSSFLQLGYMPNQLFKAF